From the Streptomyces sp. Tu 2975 genome, one window contains:
- a CDS encoding DUF5999 family protein → MCQHQPACPTSDSADREAARLVAHHPEQGWSLLCNGVLLFEDTGELLPDGQIIAPRRSAAAGPLVTAA, encoded by the coding sequence ATGTGCCAGCACCAGCCAGCCTGTCCCACGTCCGACTCCGCCGACCGTGAGGCGGCCCGCCTCGTCGCGCACCATCCGGAACAGGGCTGGAGCCTGCTGTGCAACGGCGTGCTCCTCTTCGAGGACACCGGCGAACTGCTGCCCGACGGCCAGATCATCGCCCCGCGCCGCTCAGCGGCCGCCGGCCCGCTGGTGACCGCCGCCTAG